The proteins below are encoded in one region of Eulemur rufifrons isolate Redbay chromosome 2, OSU_ERuf_1, whole genome shotgun sequence:
- the SLC22A17 gene encoding solute carrier family 22 member 17 isoform X2, which translates to MALRFLLGFLLAGVDLGVYLMRLELCDPTQRLRVALAGELVGVGGHFLFLGLALVSKDWRFLQRMITAPCILFLFYGWPGLFLESARWLIVKRQIEEAQSVLRILAERNRPHGQMLGEEAQEALQDLENTCPLPATSSFSFASLLNYRNIWKNLLILGFTNFIAHAIRHCYQPVGGAGSPSDFYLCSLLASGTAALACVFLGVTVDRFGRRGILLLSMTLTSIASLVLLGLWDYLNEAAITTFSVLGLFSSQAAAILSTLLAAEVIPTTVRGRGLGLIMALGALGGLSGPAQRLHMGHGAFLQQVVLAACALLCILSIMLLPETKRKLLPEVLRDGELCRRPSLLRQPPPNRCDHVPLLATPNPAL; encoded by the exons ATGGCCCTCCGATTCCTCCTGGGCTTTCTGCTTGCTGGCGTTGACCTGGGTGTCTACCTGATGC GCCTGGAGCTGTGCGACCCAACCCAGAGGCTTCGGGTGGCCCTGGCAGGGgagttggtgggggtggggggacacttCCTGTTCCTGGGCCTGGCCCTTGTCTCTAAGGACTGGCGATTTCTGCAGCGAATGATCACCGCTCCCTGCATCCTCTTCCTGTTTTATGG ctggCCTGGTCTGTTTCTGGAGTCCGCTCGGTGGCTGATCGTGAAGCGGCAGATCGAGGAGGCTCAGTCTGTGCTGAGGATCCTGGCTGAACGAAACCGCCCCCACGGGCAGATGCTGGGGGAGGAGGCCCAGGAGGCTCTGCAGG ACCTGGAGAACACCTGCCCTCTCCCTGCAACATCCTCCTTTTCCTTCGCTTCCCTCCTCAACTACCGCAACATCTGGAAAAATCTGCTTATCCTGGGCTTCACCAA CTTCATTGCCCACGCCATTCGCCACTGCTACCAGCctgtgggaggagcagggagcccATCGGACTTCTACTTGTGTTCCCTGCTAGCCAGCGGCACAGCTGCCCTGGCCTGCGTTTTCTTGGGGGTCACCGTGGACCGATTTGGCCGCCGGGGCATCCTTCTTCTCTCGATGACTCTCACTAGCATTGCGTCCCTGGTCCTGCTGGGCCTGTGGGATT ATCTGAACGAGGCTGCCATCACCACTTTCTCTGTCCTTGGGCTCTTCTCCTCCCAAGCTGCTGCCATCCTCAGCACCCTACTTGCTGCCGAAGTTATCCCTACCACTGTCCG GGGCCGTGGCCTGGGCCTGATTATGGCACTGGGGGCGCTTGGGGGGCTGAGTGGCCCTGCCCAGCGCCTCCACATGGGCCACGGAGCCTTCCTGCAGCAAGTGGTGCTGGCGGCCTGTGCCCTCCTCTGCATTCTCAGCATTATGCTTCTGCCGGAGACCAAGCGCAAGCTCCTGCCGGAGGTGCTCCGGGATGGGGAGCTTTGTCGCCGGCCTTCCCTGCTGCGGCAGCCACCCCCTAACCGCTGTGACCACGTCCCGCTGCTTGccacccccaaccctgccctCTGA
- the SLC22A17 gene encoding solute carrier family 22 member 17 isoform X3, translating to MITAPCILFLFYGWPGLFLESARWLIVKRQIEEAQSVLRILAERNRPHGQMLGEEAQEALQDLENTCPLPATSSFSFASLLNYRNIWKNLLILGFTNFIAHAIRHCYQPVGGAGSPSDFYLCSLLASGTAALACVFLGVTVDRFGRRGILLLSMTLTSIASLVLLGLWDYLNEAAITTFSVLGLFSSQAAAILSTLLAAEVIPTTVRGRGLGLIMALGALGGLSGPAQRLHMGHGAFLQQVVLAACALLCILSIMLLPETKRKLLPEVLRDGELCRRPSLLRQPPPNRCDHVPLLATPNPAL from the exons ATGATCACCGCTCCCTGCATCCTCTTCCTGTTTTATGG ctggCCTGGTCTGTTTCTGGAGTCCGCTCGGTGGCTGATCGTGAAGCGGCAGATCGAGGAGGCTCAGTCTGTGCTGAGGATCCTGGCTGAACGAAACCGCCCCCACGGGCAGATGCTGGGGGAGGAGGCCCAGGAGGCTCTGCAGG ACCTGGAGAACACCTGCCCTCTCCCTGCAACATCCTCCTTTTCCTTCGCTTCCCTCCTCAACTACCGCAACATCTGGAAAAATCTGCTTATCCTGGGCTTCACCAA CTTCATTGCCCACGCCATTCGCCACTGCTACCAGCctgtgggaggagcagggagcccATCGGACTTCTACTTGTGTTCCCTGCTAGCCAGCGGCACAGCTGCCCTGGCCTGCGTTTTCTTGGGGGTCACCGTGGACCGATTTGGCCGCCGGGGCATCCTTCTTCTCTCGATGACTCTCACTAGCATTGCGTCCCTGGTCCTGCTGGGCCTGTGGGATT ATCTGAACGAGGCTGCCATCACCACTTTCTCTGTCCTTGGGCTCTTCTCCTCCCAAGCTGCTGCCATCCTCAGCACCCTACTTGCTGCCGAAGTTATCCCTACCACTGTCCG GGGCCGTGGCCTGGGCCTGATTATGGCACTGGGGGCGCTTGGGGGGCTGAGTGGCCCTGCCCAGCGCCTCCACATGGGCCACGGAGCCTTCCTGCAGCAAGTGGTGCTGGCGGCCTGTGCCCTCCTCTGCATTCTCAGCATTATGCTTCTGCCGGAGACCAAGCGCAAGCTCCTGCCGGAGGTGCTCCGGGATGGGGAGCTTTGTCGCCGGCCTTCCCTGCTGCGGCAGCCACCCCCTAACCGCTGTGACCACGTCCCGCTGCTTGccacccccaaccctgccctCTGA
- the SLC22A17 gene encoding solute carrier family 22 member 17 isoform X1 → MALRFLLGFLLAGVDLGVYLMRLELCDPTQRLRVALAGELVGVGGHFLFLGLALVSKDWRFLQRMITAPCILFLFYGWPGLFLESARWLIVKRQIEEAQSVLRILAERNRPHGQMLGEEAQEALQDLENTCPLPATSSFSFASLLNYRNIWKNLLILGFTNFIAHAIRHCYQPVGGAGSPSDFYLCSLLASGTAALACVFLGVTVDRFGRRGILLLSMTLTSIASLVLLGLWDCEHPPSPTAWARQGNPNRDLNEAAITTFSVLGLFSSQAAAILSTLLAAEVIPTTVRGRGLGLIMALGALGGLSGPAQRLHMGHGAFLQQVVLAACALLCILSIMLLPETKRKLLPEVLRDGELCRRPSLLRQPPPNRCDHVPLLATPNPAL, encoded by the exons ATGGCCCTCCGATTCCTCCTGGGCTTTCTGCTTGCTGGCGTTGACCTGGGTGTCTACCTGATGC GCCTGGAGCTGTGCGACCCAACCCAGAGGCTTCGGGTGGCCCTGGCAGGGgagttggtgggggtggggggacacttCCTGTTCCTGGGCCTGGCCCTTGTCTCTAAGGACTGGCGATTTCTGCAGCGAATGATCACCGCTCCCTGCATCCTCTTCCTGTTTTATGG ctggCCTGGTCTGTTTCTGGAGTCCGCTCGGTGGCTGATCGTGAAGCGGCAGATCGAGGAGGCTCAGTCTGTGCTGAGGATCCTGGCTGAACGAAACCGCCCCCACGGGCAGATGCTGGGGGAGGAGGCCCAGGAGGCTCTGCAGG ACCTGGAGAACACCTGCCCTCTCCCTGCAACATCCTCCTTTTCCTTCGCTTCCCTCCTCAACTACCGCAACATCTGGAAAAATCTGCTTATCCTGGGCTTCACCAA CTTCATTGCCCACGCCATTCGCCACTGCTACCAGCctgtgggaggagcagggagcccATCGGACTTCTACTTGTGTTCCCTGCTAGCCAGCGGCACAGCTGCCCTGGCCTGCGTTTTCTTGGGGGTCACCGTGGACCGATTTGGCCGCCGGGGCATCCTTCTTCTCTCGATGACTCTCACTAGCATTGCGTCCCTGGTCCTGCTGGGCCTGTGGGATTGTGagcatcctccctcccccacagcgTGGGCTCGGCAAGGGAACCCTAACAGAG ATCTGAACGAGGCTGCCATCACCACTTTCTCTGTCCTTGGGCTCTTCTCCTCCCAAGCTGCTGCCATCCTCAGCACCCTACTTGCTGCCGAAGTTATCCCTACCACTGTCCG GGGCCGTGGCCTGGGCCTGATTATGGCACTGGGGGCGCTTGGGGGGCTGAGTGGCCCTGCCCAGCGCCTCCACATGGGCCACGGAGCCTTCCTGCAGCAAGTGGTGCTGGCGGCCTGTGCCCTCCTCTGCATTCTCAGCATTATGCTTCTGCCGGAGACCAAGCGCAAGCTCCTGCCGGAGGTGCTCCGGGATGGGGAGCTTTGTCGCCGGCCTTCCCTGCTGCGGCAGCCACCCCCTAACCGCTGTGACCACGTCCCGCTGCTTGccacccccaaccctgccctCTGA
- the EFS gene encoding embryonal Fyn-associated substrate isoform X2, with protein sequence MAIATSVYVVPPPARPCPTSGPPAGPCPPSPDPIYKIPRSSGTQLAAPGDVLEVYDVPPTALRVPSSGPYDCPASFSPLARAALQSPGEDEAPYDVPLAPKPPAELEPDLEWEGGREPGPPLYAAPSNLKRASALLNLYEAPEELLADGEGGGTDEGIYDVPLLGPEAPPSPEPPGASVSKDLDTLARLLARSPPSPHRPRLPSAESLSRRPLPALPVPEAPSPSPAPSPAPGRKGSIQDRPLPPPPPRLPGYGGPKVEGDPESREVEDDPAGLHNEYEGIPVAEEYDYVHLKGMDKAQGSRPLDKAFAGDPELLEKGLPAQQEALSPGEPLVLSTGDLQLLHFYAGQCQNHYSALQAAMAALMSSTQTNQPPRLFVPHGKRVVVAAHRLVFVGDTLGRLAASAPLRAQVGAAGTALGQTLRATVLAVKGAALGYPSGPAAQEMVQCVVELAGQALKFTTLLTSLAP encoded by the exons GTATATGTGGTGCCACCTCCAGCTCGGCCCTGTCCTACCTCAGGACCTCCGGCTggaccctgcccaccctcccctgaCCCCATCTACAAGATCCCCAGAAGCAGTGGGACCCAGCTGGCTGCCCCCGGAGATGTCTTGGAG GTCTACGATGTGCCCCCAACTGCCCTCCGGGTTCCATCCAGTGGCCCCTATGACTGCCCTGCCTCCTTTTCCCCTCTGGCCCGGGCTGCTCTGCAGTCCCCTGGAGAGGATGAAGCTCCCTACGATGTGCCTCTGGCCCCGAAGCCACCTGCAGAGCTGGAGCCAGATCTGGAGTGGGAAGGGGGCCGGGAACCAGGCCCCCCCCTCTATGCTGCCCCCTCCAATCTGAAACGGGCATCAGCCCTCCTCAACCTGTATGAAGCGCCTGAGGAACTGCTGGCAGATGGGGAGGGCGGGGGCACTGACGAGGGTATCTACGATGTGCCCCTGCTGGGGCCGGAGGCTCCCCCTTCTCCAGAGCCCCCAGGAGCCTCAGTCTCCAAAGACCTGGACACCTTGGCCCGGCTTCTGGCCAGAAGCCCCCCATCCCCACACAGGCCCCGGCTGCCCTCAGCTGAGAGCTTGTCCCGCCGccctctgcctgccctgcctgtcCCTGAGGCCCCCAGCCCTTCTccagctccctctcctgccccaggccGTAAGGGCAGCATCCAGGACCGGCCTCTGCCCCCACCGCCACCCCGCCTGCCTGGCTATGGGGGCCCTAAGGTCGAGGGCGATCCAGAGAGCAGGGAGGTGGAAGACGATCCAGCAGGGCTCCACAATGAGTATGAGGGCATTCCAGTGGCCGAGGAGTACGACTACGTCCACCTGAAG GGCATGGATAAAGCTCAGGGATCTAGGCCCCTCGATAAGGCCTTTGCAGGGGATCCTGAACTGCTGGAGAAGgggctgccagcccagcag GAGGCCCTGTCCCCAGGGGAGCCTTTGGTTCTGTCCACCGGAGACCTACAGCTTCTGCACTTCTACGCAGGGCAGTGCCAGAACCACTACTCAGCGCTGCAGGCAGCCATGGCGGCCCTGATGTCCAGCACCCAGACTAACCAACCCCCACGCCTCTTCGTACCCCACGGCAAGAGGGTGGTGGTGGCTGCTCACCGCCTGGTGTTTGTTGGGGACACGCTGGGCCGGCTGGCAGCCTCTGCCCCTTTGCGAGCACAGGTTGGGGCTGCAGGTACAGCGCTGGGCCAGACATTGCGGGCCACTGTGCTGGCTGTCAAGGGGGCTGCCCTGGGCTACCCATCCGGCCCTGCGGCTCAAGAGATGGTGCAGTGTGTGGTGGAACTGGCGGGTCAGGCCCTGAAGTTCACCACCCTGCTCACCAGCCTGGCCCCCTGA
- the EFS gene encoding embryonal Fyn-associated substrate isoform X4, translating into MAIATSVYVVPPPARPCPTSGPPAGPCPPSPDPIYKIPRSSGTQLAAPGDVLEVYDVPPTALRVPSSGPYDCPASFSPLARAALQSPGEDEAPPSPEPPGASVSKDLDTLARLLARSPPSPHRPRLPSAESLSRRPLPALPVPEAPSPSPAPSPAPGRKGSIQDRPLPPPPPRLPGYGGPKVEGDPESREVEDDPAGLHNEYEGIPVAEEYDYVHLKGMDKAQGSRPLDKAFAGDPELLEKGLPAQQEALSPGEPLVLSTGDLQLLHFYAGQCQNHYSALQAAMAALMSSTQTNQPPRLFVPHGKRVVVAAHRLVFVGDTLGRLAASAPLRAQVGAAGTALGQTLRATVLAVKGAALGYPSGPAAQEMVQCVVELAGQALKFTTLLTSLAP; encoded by the exons GTATATGTGGTGCCACCTCCAGCTCGGCCCTGTCCTACCTCAGGACCTCCGGCTggaccctgcccaccctcccctgaCCCCATCTACAAGATCCCCAGAAGCAGTGGGACCCAGCTGGCTGCCCCCGGAGATGTCTTGGAG GTCTACGATGTGCCCCCAACTGCCCTCCGGGTTCCATCCAGTGGCCCCTATGACTGCCCTGCCTCCTTTTCCCCTCTGGCCCGGGCTGCTCTGCAGTCCCCTGGAGAGGATGAA GCTCCCCCTTCTCCAGAGCCCCCAGGAGCCTCAGTCTCCAAAGACCTGGACACCTTGGCCCGGCTTCTGGCCAGAAGCCCCCCATCCCCACACAGGCCCCGGCTGCCCTCAGCTGAGAGCTTGTCCCGCCGccctctgcctgccctgcctgtcCCTGAGGCCCCCAGCCCTTCTccagctccctctcctgccccaggccGTAAGGGCAGCATCCAGGACCGGCCTCTGCCCCCACCGCCACCCCGCCTGCCTGGCTATGGGGGCCCTAAGGTCGAGGGCGATCCAGAGAGCAGGGAGGTGGAAGACGATCCAGCAGGGCTCCACAATGAGTATGAGGGCATTCCAGTGGCCGAGGAGTACGACTACGTCCACCTGAAG GGCATGGATAAAGCTCAGGGATCTAGGCCCCTCGATAAGGCCTTTGCAGGGGATCCTGAACTGCTGGAGAAGgggctgccagcccagcag GAGGCCCTGTCCCCAGGGGAGCCTTTGGTTCTGTCCACCGGAGACCTACAGCTTCTGCACTTCTACGCAGGGCAGTGCCAGAACCACTACTCAGCGCTGCAGGCAGCCATGGCGGCCCTGATGTCCAGCACCCAGACTAACCAACCCCCACGCCTCTTCGTACCCCACGGCAAGAGGGTGGTGGTGGCTGCTCACCGCCTGGTGTTTGTTGGGGACACGCTGGGCCGGCTGGCAGCCTCTGCCCCTTTGCGAGCACAGGTTGGGGCTGCAGGTACAGCGCTGGGCCAGACATTGCGGGCCACTGTGCTGGCTGTCAAGGGGGCTGCCCTGGGCTACCCATCCGGCCCTGCGGCTCAAGAGATGGTGCAGTGTGTGGTGGAACTGGCGGGTCAGGCCCTGAAGTTCACCACCCTGCTCACCAGCCTGGCCCCCTGA
- the EFS gene encoding embryonal Fyn-associated substrate isoform X1 — MAIATSAQLARALYDNTAESPQELSFRRGDVLRVLQREGAGGLDGWCLCSLHGQQGIVPANRVKLLPAGPAPKPSLSPAPPAQPGSPYPAPDHGNEDQEVYVVPPPARPCPTSGPPAGPCPPSPDPIYKIPRSSGTQLAAPGDVLEVYDVPPTALRVPSSGPYDCPASFSPLARAALQSPGEDEAPYDVPLAPKPPAELEPDLEWEGGREPGPPLYAAPSNLKRASALLNLYEAPEELLADGEGGGTDEGIYDVPLLGPEAPPSPEPPGASVSKDLDTLARLLARSPPSPHRPRLPSAESLSRRPLPALPVPEAPSPSPAPSPAPGRKGSIQDRPLPPPPPRLPGYGGPKVEGDPESREVEDDPAGLHNEYEGIPVAEEYDYVHLKGMDKAQGSRPLDKAFAGDPELLEKGLPAQQEALSPGEPLVLSTGDLQLLHFYAGQCQNHYSALQAAMAALMSSTQTNQPPRLFVPHGKRVVVAAHRLVFVGDTLGRLAASAPLRAQVGAAGTALGQTLRATVLAVKGAALGYPSGPAAQEMVQCVVELAGQALKFTTLLTSLAP; from the exons GCCCAGCTGGCCCGGGCACTGTATGACAACACCGCTGAGTCCCCCCAGGAGCTGTCCTTCCGCCGAGGGGATGTTCTACGGGTACTGCAGCGGGAGGGCGCTGGCGGGCTGGACGGCTGGTGCCTCTGCTCCCTGCACGGTCAGCAGGGCATTGTGCCCGCCAACAGAGTGAAGCTCCTTCCTGCTGGCCCAGCACCCAAGCCCAgcctctccccggcgcccccagcccagcctggttCACCATATCCAGCCCCAGATCACGGCAATGAGGACCAGGAG GTATATGTGGTGCCACCTCCAGCTCGGCCCTGTCCTACCTCAGGACCTCCGGCTggaccctgcccaccctcccctgaCCCCATCTACAAGATCCCCAGAAGCAGTGGGACCCAGCTGGCTGCCCCCGGAGATGTCTTGGAG GTCTACGATGTGCCCCCAACTGCCCTCCGGGTTCCATCCAGTGGCCCCTATGACTGCCCTGCCTCCTTTTCCCCTCTGGCCCGGGCTGCTCTGCAGTCCCCTGGAGAGGATGAAGCTCCCTACGATGTGCCTCTGGCCCCGAAGCCACCTGCAGAGCTGGAGCCAGATCTGGAGTGGGAAGGGGGCCGGGAACCAGGCCCCCCCCTCTATGCTGCCCCCTCCAATCTGAAACGGGCATCAGCCCTCCTCAACCTGTATGAAGCGCCTGAGGAACTGCTGGCAGATGGGGAGGGCGGGGGCACTGACGAGGGTATCTACGATGTGCCCCTGCTGGGGCCGGAGGCTCCCCCTTCTCCAGAGCCCCCAGGAGCCTCAGTCTCCAAAGACCTGGACACCTTGGCCCGGCTTCTGGCCAGAAGCCCCCCATCCCCACACAGGCCCCGGCTGCCCTCAGCTGAGAGCTTGTCCCGCCGccctctgcctgccctgcctgtcCCTGAGGCCCCCAGCCCTTCTccagctccctctcctgccccaggccGTAAGGGCAGCATCCAGGACCGGCCTCTGCCCCCACCGCCACCCCGCCTGCCTGGCTATGGGGGCCCTAAGGTCGAGGGCGATCCAGAGAGCAGGGAGGTGGAAGACGATCCAGCAGGGCTCCACAATGAGTATGAGGGCATTCCAGTGGCCGAGGAGTACGACTACGTCCACCTGAAG GGCATGGATAAAGCTCAGGGATCTAGGCCCCTCGATAAGGCCTTTGCAGGGGATCCTGAACTGCTGGAGAAGgggctgccagcccagcag GAGGCCCTGTCCCCAGGGGAGCCTTTGGTTCTGTCCACCGGAGACCTACAGCTTCTGCACTTCTACGCAGGGCAGTGCCAGAACCACTACTCAGCGCTGCAGGCAGCCATGGCGGCCCTGATGTCCAGCACCCAGACTAACCAACCCCCACGCCTCTTCGTACCCCACGGCAAGAGGGTGGTGGTGGCTGCTCACCGCCTGGTGTTTGTTGGGGACACGCTGGGCCGGCTGGCAGCCTCTGCCCCTTTGCGAGCACAGGTTGGGGCTGCAGGTACAGCGCTGGGCCAGACATTGCGGGCCACTGTGCTGGCTGTCAAGGGGGCTGCCCTGGGCTACCCATCCGGCCCTGCGGCTCAAGAGATGGTGCAGTGTGTGGTGGAACTGGCGGGTCAGGCCCTGAAGTTCACCACCCTGCTCACCAGCCTGGCCCCCTGA
- the EFS gene encoding embryonal Fyn-associated substrate isoform X3 produces MAIATSVYVVPPPARPCPTSGPPAGPCPPSPDPIYKIPRSSGTQLAAPGDVLEVYDVPPTALRVPSSGPYDCPASFSPLARAALQSPGEDEAPYDVPLAPKPPAELEPDLEWEGGREPGPPLYAAPSNLKRASALLNLYEAPEELLADGEGGGTDEGIYDVPLLGPEAPPSPEPPGASVSKDLDTLARLLARSPPSPHRPRLPSAESLSRRPLPALPVPEAPSPSPAPSPAPGRKGSIQDRPLPPPPPRLPGYGGPKVEGDPESREVEDDPAGLHNEYEGIPVAEEYDYVHLKEALSPGEPLVLSTGDLQLLHFYAGQCQNHYSALQAAMAALMSSTQTNQPPRLFVPHGKRVVVAAHRLVFVGDTLGRLAASAPLRAQVGAAGTALGQTLRATVLAVKGAALGYPSGPAAQEMVQCVVELAGQALKFTTLLTSLAP; encoded by the exons GTATATGTGGTGCCACCTCCAGCTCGGCCCTGTCCTACCTCAGGACCTCCGGCTggaccctgcccaccctcccctgaCCCCATCTACAAGATCCCCAGAAGCAGTGGGACCCAGCTGGCTGCCCCCGGAGATGTCTTGGAG GTCTACGATGTGCCCCCAACTGCCCTCCGGGTTCCATCCAGTGGCCCCTATGACTGCCCTGCCTCCTTTTCCCCTCTGGCCCGGGCTGCTCTGCAGTCCCCTGGAGAGGATGAAGCTCCCTACGATGTGCCTCTGGCCCCGAAGCCACCTGCAGAGCTGGAGCCAGATCTGGAGTGGGAAGGGGGCCGGGAACCAGGCCCCCCCCTCTATGCTGCCCCCTCCAATCTGAAACGGGCATCAGCCCTCCTCAACCTGTATGAAGCGCCTGAGGAACTGCTGGCAGATGGGGAGGGCGGGGGCACTGACGAGGGTATCTACGATGTGCCCCTGCTGGGGCCGGAGGCTCCCCCTTCTCCAGAGCCCCCAGGAGCCTCAGTCTCCAAAGACCTGGACACCTTGGCCCGGCTTCTGGCCAGAAGCCCCCCATCCCCACACAGGCCCCGGCTGCCCTCAGCTGAGAGCTTGTCCCGCCGccctctgcctgccctgcctgtcCCTGAGGCCCCCAGCCCTTCTccagctccctctcctgccccaggccGTAAGGGCAGCATCCAGGACCGGCCTCTGCCCCCACCGCCACCCCGCCTGCCTGGCTATGGGGGCCCTAAGGTCGAGGGCGATCCAGAGAGCAGGGAGGTGGAAGACGATCCAGCAGGGCTCCACAATGAGTATGAGGGCATTCCAGTGGCCGAGGAGTACGACTACGTCCACCTGAAG GAGGCCCTGTCCCCAGGGGAGCCTTTGGTTCTGTCCACCGGAGACCTACAGCTTCTGCACTTCTACGCAGGGCAGTGCCAGAACCACTACTCAGCGCTGCAGGCAGCCATGGCGGCCCTGATGTCCAGCACCCAGACTAACCAACCCCCACGCCTCTTCGTACCCCACGGCAAGAGGGTGGTGGTGGCTGCTCACCGCCTGGTGTTTGTTGGGGACACGCTGGGCCGGCTGGCAGCCTCTGCCCCTTTGCGAGCACAGGTTGGGGCTGCAGGTACAGCGCTGGGCCAGACATTGCGGGCCACTGTGCTGGCTGTCAAGGGGGCTGCCCTGGGCTACCCATCCGGCCCTGCGGCTCAAGAGATGGTGCAGTGTGTGGTGGAACTGGCGGGTCAGGCCCTGAAGTTCACCACCCTGCTCACCAGCCTGGCCCCCTGA